The Candidatus Hydrogenedens sp. genome includes a region encoding these proteins:
- a CDS encoding DUF58 domain-containing protein, with amino-acid sequence MLTSEVLAKVRRIQIRTTKLVNEILAGRYESVFRGQGVEFKEVREYVPGDDIRNIDWNVTARTGIPHVKVLTEERELTIMLVVDASGSQRFGSVTQFKLELSAEVCAVLAFSAIQNNDKVGMVVFTDDVELFLPPRKGRKHGLRVIREVLYHEPKSRMTDLNKALQFLSQILKRKTIIFILSDFYGNDYEKTLRILSRRHDVIACIITDPRELELPDVGLISTIDAETGKEVIIDTANKYLREQYMNRAKAEYERKKKIIYQSGAEFLDIRTDKPYIDELYRFFRARERKSNR; translated from the coding sequence ATGTTGACCTCCGAAGTATTAGCAAAAGTCCGTAGAATACAAATACGGACAACAAAATTAGTGAACGAGATTCTTGCGGGCAGATATGAAAGTGTTTTTCGTGGGCAGGGTGTTGAGTTTAAAGAAGTAAGGGAGTATGTTCCAGGGGATGATATACGAAATATAGACTGGAATGTCACGGCGAGAACAGGTATTCCACACGTAAAAGTACTTACAGAAGAACGAGAACTAACTATTATGCTTGTGGTCGATGCAAGTGGTTCTCAACGATTCGGTTCTGTAACACAATTTAAGCTGGAATTGTCTGCGGAGGTCTGTGCGGTACTTGCTTTTTCAGCGATACAGAACAACGATAAAGTTGGTATGGTCGTATTTACGGATGATGTAGAACTCTTTTTACCACCTCGAAAAGGAAGAAAGCATGGATTAAGGGTTATTCGAGAGGTATTGTACCATGAACCTAAAAGTAGAATGACCGATTTAAACAAAGCATTGCAATTCTTAAGTCAAATATTGAAGAGGAAAACAATTATTTTTATCTTATCCGATTTTTATGGGAATGATTATGAAAAAACACTCCGAATTCTTTCACGGCGTCATGATGTTATTGCGTGTATTATTACTGACCCGAGAGAATTAGAATTGCCTGATGTAGGGCTCATATCTACTATAGATGCGGAGACAGGAAAAGAGGTTATTATTGATACTGCTAATAAATATTTGCGAGAGCAATATATGAATCGTGCAAAGGCAGAATATGAAAGAAAAAAGAAAATTATTTATCAATCTGGAGCAGAATTTTTAGATATACGTACAGATAAACCATACATTGACGAGTTATATCGGTTTTTTAGAGCTCGTGAAAGAAAGTCAAATCGTTAA
- a CDS encoding VWA domain-containing protein gives MSPILQNKGMFFTYPYMFLLLIPVFILFLLQIRKESTASIVFSTNSLVSQLVSYTNAWRKFIAPLLSFIAFIFFIIALAGPTYGVKLNKDRANVIDIMLCLDISGSMSQQDYVLDRRPRDRLFVAKKAAMHFIEHRKEKKSNRFGLDRIGLILYAGLAWTRCPLTLDYEVLLKALDKTDFAPQEKDGTAIGSALGLAVRRLSESEAKSKVVILLTDGINNRGDITPLEAVEMAKEKGIKVYTIGAGTSESGLSMTAGGMIIQNQPIDEALLQKIAEDTGGKYYRATDTEGLLKAYDEISQLEATEVDIGDFYEYEEVFLPFVIIGTLFMLGSVYSRRILWDPLP, from the coding sequence ATGAGTCCAATTCTACAAAATAAAGGAATGTTTTTTACTTACCCATATATGTTTTTATTACTAATTCCTGTATTTATTCTTTTTCTACTACAAATAAGAAAAGAAAGTACCGCCTCAATTGTGTTTTCTACCAATTCGTTAGTGTCACAATTGGTATCGTATACAAATGCCTGGCGTAAGTTTATAGCCCCATTATTAAGTTTTATTGCATTTATCTTCTTTATTATTGCTTTAGCAGGTCCTACGTATGGTGTGAAACTTAATAAAGACCGTGCTAATGTAATCGATATTATGTTATGCCTTGATATTTCAGGTAGTATGAGCCAACAGGACTATGTATTAGACCGTCGTCCTCGTGACCGTTTATTTGTAGCAAAAAAGGCTGCAATGCATTTTATTGAACATAGAAAGGAAAAGAAATCAAACCGTTTTGGATTAGACCGCATCGGTTTAATTCTATATGCAGGATTGGCATGGACACGTTGTCCGTTAACATTGGACTATGAAGTTTTGCTAAAAGCATTAGATAAGACCGATTTTGCCCCTCAGGAAAAGGATGGAACCGCAATTGGTTCGGCACTCGGGCTGGCAGTGCGAAGACTAAGTGAAAGTGAGGCAAAAAGCAAAGTTGTTATTTTATTAACAGATGGAATTAATAACCGTGGTGATATTACCCCCTTGGAAGCAGTGGAGATGGCAAAAGAGAAAGGAATCAAAGTATATACAATTGGTGCAGGAACTTCTGAATCAGGTTTATCAATGACAGCAGGTGGTATGATTATTCAAAATCAGCCTATTGATGAGGCATTATTACAAAAAATAGCAGAAGATACAGGTGGGAAGTATTATCGGGCTACAGATACTGAGGGATTATTAAAAGCATATGATGAAATTAGCCAGTTAGAGGCGACAGAAGTAGATATTGGGGATTTCTATGAATATGAAGAGGTCTTTTTACCTTTTGTGATAATAGGCACACTGTTTATGTTAGGTTCTGTTTATTCAAGACGTATTTTATGGGACCCTTTACCGTAA
- a CDS encoding VWA domain-containing protein, whose product MYFAFSWKYLPIWILITAIVIFLVIFSLFRLEKQRHKRIQKFVEYTLVPRLSVGVNPLFRKLTIFAVVAGIFFLILTLAQPHWGSSWEKTQKLTRDILFVIDTSESMLAEDLPPNRLEQARQKVSILMSRCPADRFGIIAFSGESALVCPLTLDHAYVKTILRALNTDMLSKEGTDISDALNEVEQVFKEDIQKSGGGDKYARAVIIMSDGEDLSENVELKAESLGENVSLIVLGMGTPEGAEIKFPEWMKRYVRTSNLKQVHKSVLDEKKLKDIAIKGNGFYVRATMDDSDINLILNELEKIRLYYQSDELRYQKVNRYRWPLFIACIIFCFENVLWLMMTYRKNTSFQVG is encoded by the coding sequence ATGTATTTTGCATTTTCATGGAAATATTTACCGATTTGGATATTAATAACTGCCATTGTAATATTCCTTGTTATCTTCTCTCTGTTTAGGTTAGAAAAACAGAGACATAAGCGAATTCAGAAATTTGTGGAGTATACCCTTGTACCACGTTTATCTGTCGGTGTTAACCCCTTATTCCGTAAACTTACAATATTTGCGGTTGTGGCAGGTATTTTCTTTTTAATTTTGACTCTTGCTCAGCCTCATTGGGGCTCATCATGGGAAAAAACACAAAAATTGACACGTGATATATTGTTCGTTATTGATACTTCGGAGAGTATGTTAGCAGAAGATTTACCACCAAATCGTCTGGAACAGGCGAGACAAAAGGTATCTATTCTTATGTCCCGTTGCCCAGCAGATCGTTTCGGTATAATTGCCTTTTCGGGAGAGTCAGCATTGGTTTGTCCGCTAACATTAGACCACGCCTATGTAAAAACCATACTTCGTGCCCTTAATACAGATATGCTAAGCAAAGAAGGGACAGATATTTCAGACGCTCTTAATGAAGTTGAACAGGTATTTAAAGAGGATATTCAAAAGTCTGGGGGAGGTGATAAATATGCCCGTGCTGTAATTATTATGAGTGATGGGGAAGACCTTTCTGAAAATGTGGAATTAAAAGCAGAGTCTTTGGGTGAAAATGTTTCGCTTATTGTTTTAGGGATGGGGACACCTGAAGGAGCAGAAATAAAATTTCCAGAATGGATGAAACGATATGTACGAACATCAAATTTAAAACAAGTACATAAATCTGTTTTAGATGAGAAAAAATTAAAGGATATTGCTATTAAAGGGAACGGATTTTATGTCAGAGCGACCATGGACGACTCAGATATTAATTTGATATTAAACGAATTAGAGAAAATTAGATTGTATTATCAATCAGATGAATTAAGGTACCAAAAAGTGAATCGCTATCGTTGGCCTTTATTTATTGCATGTATTATCTTCTGTTTTGAAAATGTTTTATGGCTAATGATGACATACAGGAAAAACACATCATTTCAGGTGGGTTAA
- a CDS encoding BatD family protein, with protein sequence MKVKISKNNSFYLYRFVMDFIILFIFIMQVCFSVDSPIQVQVEPSEVGVGESFEVTVIVRGSNVGEPKFEVSDGIQILPDPVYSGMSTEIRMTFGQSQIITTKERRYRGIANKEGEWSIQVSVFVNGTQQESPDVKIKVVPANSATPTNPQTPSLPQKQQKTPFTRRGQTISPGQRSANNAELDKILKVESEVSKKIVFQGEVLTLILRAKILESQNFSLRTTTGNIPDLPEFEGFYVGKIQQNSRRENTTEGMYKIIELVIPICPKSVGTLTINPWVWDNCYVQYSTWGWPETYPIVKNSEPINLEVRPLPPSPENYFGAIGKYTLTSNVSQTEVKVGTPIYLSMTFRGEGYPDFLRPPAKPNLDWAYISDPEVVLVNAETWDNVEKTFRFSITPMKPGDYQIPSIGYDYFNPQLGQYASLRTNAFPLRVIGDALEGNNVITAGGTPRIEAKTVDVANSELLPIITEGVNLKPVGSHKKLIPYVIFIFPPILSILSLGLGFRKEYLKNNPIYRRKIYAYENCIRKYDELRNMGNISVAVEQALKQYIGDIFGVVNTSGLTSDDVEKIINDKRVDRSLKDRILKILKTCERIRYSGAIVSQEENRGLEDGFRALVEELWRVMK encoded by the coding sequence ATGAAGGTAAAGATTTCTAAAAATAATAGTTTTTATCTTTATCGTTTTGTAATGGACTTCATTATTCTTTTCATTTTTATAATGCAGGTATGTTTTTCTGTTGATTCTCCAATTCAGGTTCAAGTTGAACCTTCCGAAGTAGGGGTAGGTGAAAGTTTTGAGGTTACAGTGATTGTTCGTGGTTCGAATGTAGGGGAACCAAAATTTGAGGTTTCAGATGGTATTCAAATATTGCCTGATCCAGTATATTCAGGAATGAGCACAGAAATACGAATGACATTTGGACAATCTCAAATTATAACAACAAAAGAACGTCGCTATCGTGGAATAGCTAATAAAGAAGGAGAATGGTCTATCCAAGTGTCTGTGTTTGTAAATGGGACACAGCAAGAGTCACCAGATGTTAAAATTAAAGTTGTTCCCGCTAATTCTGCAACACCAACCAATCCCCAAACGCCTTCATTACCTCAAAAACAACAGAAAACTCCCTTTACCCGTAGAGGGCAAACAATTTCGCCTGGACAAAGGTCGGCAAATAATGCTGAATTAGATAAAATATTGAAAGTTGAGAGTGAAGTATCAAAGAAGATTGTATTCCAAGGTGAAGTTTTAACATTAATTTTAAGGGCTAAAATACTTGAATCGCAAAATTTTTCATTGAGGACAACTACTGGAAATATTCCAGATTTGCCTGAATTTGAGGGCTTTTATGTGGGTAAGATACAACAAAATAGTCGACGAGAAAATACGACAGAGGGAATGTATAAGATTATAGAACTTGTAATCCCAATTTGTCCAAAAAGTGTTGGTACTTTAACAATAAATCCATGGGTTTGGGACAATTGTTATGTCCAATATAGTACATGGGGTTGGCCAGAAACTTACCCAATTGTTAAGAATTCAGAACCAATAAATTTGGAGGTTAGACCTCTCCCTCCTTCTCCCGAAAATTATTTTGGAGCTATAGGCAAATATACTTTGACGTCAAATGTATCTCAGACGGAAGTAAAGGTTGGTACTCCAATTTATTTGTCTATGACGTTTCGTGGTGAAGGTTACCCAGATTTTTTAAGACCACCTGCAAAACCTAATTTAGATTGGGCATATATATCTGACCCAGAGGTTGTATTGGTAAATGCAGAGACATGGGATAATGTTGAAAAGACCTTCCGATTTTCTATTACTCCAATGAAACCTGGTGATTACCAGATACCCTCCATTGGATATGACTATTTTAATCCACAGTTGGGACAATATGCTTCACTTCGAACAAATGCATTTCCACTAAGAGTGATAGGGGATGCTTTGGAAGGGAATAATGTAATAACAGCAGGGGGAACTCCAAGGATTGAGGCAAAAACAGTGGATGTTGCCAATTCAGAATTATTACCTATCATAACGGAAGGGGTAAATTTAAAGCCAGTGGGTTCACATAAGAAACTTATTCCCTATGTTATTTTTATATTTCCACCTATTTTATCAATTTTATCTTTGGGATTAGGTTTTAGAAAAGAATACTTAAAAAATAATCCTATATATCGAAGGAAAATATATGCTTATGAAAATTGCATAAGGAAATATGATGAATTGCGGAATATGGGCAATATATCTGTTGCGGTAGAACAGGCATTAAAGCAGTACATAGGTGATATATTTGGGGTTGTTAACACTTCGGGATTGACTTCAGATGATGTCGAAAAAATAATAAACGATAAAAGAGTAGACCGTTCATTGAAGGATAGGATATTGAAAATACTTAAAACGTGTGAACGAATACGTTATAGTGGGGCTATTGTTTCACAAGAGGAGAATAGAGGTTTAGAAGATGGATTCCGTGCTCTCGTTGAGGAATTATGGAGAGTGATGAAATGA